One Succinispira mobilis DSM 6222 genomic window carries:
- a CDS encoding TIM barrel protein — protein MNESIRFGSAGNPDAFYKAGLKSSWQMPAWLAAQGLSAYEYSAGRGVKIGKDSAQKIAEQAQEHNIALSIHAPYYINLATFDADKIANNERYLTESFQAAEYLGADRVVFHVGSPVKLERNLAFTQVQKNLYQFLEKLETTDEKIFLCPETMGKKNQIGTLEEIVTLCKLSPRLLPTIDFGHLHAAQNGGFDIIDDYLKTFEYLAQKLGEAILYKFHVHFSKIEFTKAGEKKHWTFADSYGPPFEPFMQALAKTGYKPRIICESNGTQAQDAKEMFEYYKKLN, from the coding sequence TTGAATGAGAGTATTCGCTTTGGCAGTGCTGGTAATCCAGATGCATTTTATAAAGCTGGTTTAAAAAGTTCTTGGCAAATGCCAGCATGGTTAGCTGCGCAAGGGTTATCGGCTTATGAATATTCAGCTGGGCGCGGCGTTAAAATTGGAAAAGATTCAGCACAAAAAATTGCTGAACAAGCGCAAGAACATAATATTGCGCTTAGTATTCACGCGCCTTATTACATTAATCTAGCAACATTTGATGCAGATAAAATAGCGAATAATGAACGTTATTTAACGGAGAGTTTTCAAGCCGCAGAGTATTTAGGCGCAGATCGAGTTGTTTTTCATGTCGGCAGTCCCGTAAAATTAGAGCGCAACTTAGCTTTCACGCAAGTGCAAAAGAATTTGTATCAATTTTTGGAAAAATTAGAGACAACAGATGAAAAAATATTTCTTTGCCCCGAGACAATGGGAAAGAAAAATCAAATTGGTACTTTAGAAGAAATAGTAACGTTGTGTAAATTATCACCGCGGCTTTTACCAACTATTGATTTTGGACATTTGCACGCGGCACAAAATGGCGGCTTTGATATTATTGATGATTATCTCAAAACTTTTGAGTATCTTGCTCAAAAGTTGGGAGAAGCTATATTATATAAGTTTCATGTGCACTTTAGCAAAATAGAATTTACTAAAGCGGGTGAAAAGAAGCATTGGACTTTTGCAGATTCCTATGGACCTCCTTTTGAACCTTTTATGCAAGCTTTAGCAAAAACAGGCTATAAACCGAGGATTATTTGTGAATCTAATGGGACGCAAGCGCAAGATGCTAAAGAAATGTTTGAGTACTATAAGAAATTAAACTGA
- the trmL gene encoding tRNA (uridine(34)/cytosine(34)/5-carboxymethylaminomethyluridine(34)-2'-O)-methyltransferase TrmL, translating into MHIVLVEPEIPQNTGNIARLCAANNFKLHLVRPLGFSTDDKTLKRAGLDYWHLIEVYYHNSIQEVIELYKDLDFYFLTTKVEQSYTQVKYSENCVLVFGKETKGLPESLLASYPDNCVRIPMRAEARSLNLSNAVAIVSYEALRQNGFGGLS; encoded by the coding sequence ATGCATATTGTACTAGTTGAACCAGAAATTCCCCAAAATACAGGAAATATTGCCAGATTATGTGCTGCAAATAATTTTAAACTACATTTAGTTAGGCCCTTGGGTTTTTCGACTGATGATAAAACCTTGAAGCGTGCCGGTTTGGATTATTGGCATTTAATAGAGGTTTATTATCATAATAGCATTCAAGAAGTGATAGAGTTATATAAGGATTTGGACTTTTATTTTTTGACAACTAAAGTAGAACAAAGTTATACGCAGGTAAAATATTCTGAGAACTGTGTTTTAGTTTTTGGCAAGGAAACTAAGGGATTACCAGAAAGCCTGCTGGCTTCCTACCCCGATAACTGTGTGCGTATTCCAATGCGAGCTGAAGCAAGATCTTTAAATTTATCTAATGCGGTGGCGATAGTTTCTTATGAAGCTTTGCGTCAAAACGGCTTCGGTGGTTTATCTTGA
- a CDS encoding glucosaminidase domain-containing protein encodes MKKLCLSICLLGLTLFSSCDLAQAQDFKAKAVMISNQNLTILGENLATPEQAVRLIKTVNPKPLLTCSVEELVEHYFQEAQKEGIRGDVALSQALLETGFFRYGGSVDYRQNNFCGLGSTGKNVGGARFTDAKLGVRAHIQHLLVYSSKKAPSENVVDPRFETVKKIPRLYASAKTWHDLDGRWAMSRPYGSKILDIHSRMLAIPVSPTQKSVAQKKVAASKEKTENKNIKARIQAILKNEK; translated from the coding sequence TTGAAAAAATTATGCTTAAGTATTTGTCTGTTAGGACTAACATTATTTAGTAGTTGCGATTTAGCACAAGCACAGGATTTTAAAGCTAAAGCAGTAATGATTAGCAATCAAAATTTAACAATTTTGGGGGAAAATTTGGCTACCCCAGAGCAAGCTGTACGATTAATAAAAACAGTAAATCCTAAACCATTATTGACTTGTTCGGTAGAAGAACTGGTGGAACATTATTTTCAAGAAGCGCAAAAAGAAGGTATCAGAGGTGATGTAGCTTTGAGTCAAGCCTTGTTAGAGACTGGATTTTTTCGATATGGTGGCTCGGTAGATTATCGGCAAAATAATTTTTGCGGCTTAGGTAGTACGGGTAAAAATGTAGGCGGAGCAAGATTTACTGATGCTAAATTGGGAGTAAGAGCACATATTCAGCACTTATTAGTTTACTCAAGTAAGAAAGCTCCGAGTGAAAATGTAGTAGATCCTAGGTTTGAAACAGTGAAAAAAATTCCGCGTTTATATGCAAGTGCTAAAACCTGGCATGATTTAGATGGTCGTTGGGCAATGAGTCGTCCTTATGGTAGTAAAATATTAGATATTCATAGCCGGATGTTGGCAATACCGGTAAGTCCTACGCAAAAGAGTGTTGCTCAAAAAAAAGTTGCGGCTTCTAAAGAAAAAACAGAAAATAAAAATATAAAAGCGCGAATCCAAGCAATTTTAAAAAATGAGAAATAA
- a CDS encoding YlbF family regulator, whose product MSVYDKAHDLAKALQGSDEYRRLSELQGPLLQNNEAHTMVNDFLKKQAEVQLEMMQGKQDSSKMQQLQKMYELLAINPQAGAYIQTYMRFQLMMQDVSKIITESVQDVAGGIK is encoded by the coding sequence ATGAGTGTTTATGATAAAGCTCATGATTTGGCTAAAGCTTTGCAAGGCAGTGATGAATATCGTCGATTAAGTGAATTACAAGGCCCACTATTGCAAAATAACGAGGCTCATACAATGGTAAATGATTTCTTGAAAAAACAGGCAGAAGTACAATTGGAAATGATGCAAGGCAAACAGGATTCTAGCAAAATGCAACAGTTGCAAAAGATGTATGAATTATTAGCAATTAATCCACAAGCAGGGGCTTATATCCAAACTTATATGCGTTTTCAATTGATGATGCAGGATGTGAGCAAAATTATTACAGAAAGTGTTCAAGATGTAGCAGGTGGGATAAAATAA